A region from the uncultured Holophaga sp. genome encodes:
- the ppk1 gene encoding polyphosphate kinase 1, translating to MTHHPPRPEDFLNRELSWLAFNERVLEEAEDPQVPLLDRVKFLAIVSSNWDEFFSVRVAGIWRQIDAGITQPGPDGWTPRSLLSEISNRIHRLSNRQHAIFHETLKPLLESEGIRILKPHQLSPVHIDFVRDYFEQTLAPLITPLAVDNSHPFPRLGNRVLALMAELEPEERPGEERLPVSELSIIHVPLTVTPRFLRIPGTHSGYDFVILEDIIRMFVHQIFLGYRVTNCNAVRVTRDMDLPLDEDPYEDLMKTVEEHLRSRRRGATVRLQYEERLSPNLLDTLIEELELAPEDLYPTEGFAAFSDLMQLYDQIDLPHLKEAPMPPLPVPQIEQHHSVFDAIAKNDILVNHPFQSFDDSVMRFLREAADDPDVLAIKMTLYRMSRQSPIASALERAAERGKQVSAIVELRARFDEEANIAWARRLEKAGVYVVYGMPSFKTHGKTCLVIRREASGIKRYCHLSTGNYNEKTSRLYSDLGLFTARPEFGEDLSNLFNFMTGYTRPPKFNQLIIAPQGFRQSLHERIDRERRHARAGQPARMILKSNAVADGPIIQHLYEASQDGVQIDLIVRGSCCLRPGVPGLSENIRVISILDRFLEHARVYHFANAGEPETLLASGDLMSRNLDHRVEIAFPLVDPIVAAQVVELLELQLRDTVKGRVLGPEGTVLRRGFQPDDAKLSSQVRTYEHLLFQSGARSVTQRLPAFRDEEI from the coding sequence ATGACCCACCATCCACCCCGCCCGGAAGACTTCCTCAACCGCGAGCTCAGCTGGCTCGCCTTTAACGAGCGGGTTCTGGAGGAGGCTGAGGACCCCCAGGTCCCCCTCCTGGACCGGGTCAAGTTCCTGGCCATCGTCTCCAGCAACTGGGATGAGTTCTTCTCGGTCCGGGTCGCCGGCATCTGGCGGCAGATCGATGCCGGCATCACCCAGCCGGGCCCCGACGGCTGGACCCCCCGGAGCCTCCTCTCCGAGATCTCCAACCGGATCCACCGCCTCTCGAATCGCCAGCACGCCATCTTCCACGAGACCCTCAAACCCCTCCTTGAGTCCGAGGGGATCCGGATCCTGAAACCCCACCAGCTCAGCCCCGTCCACATCGACTTCGTCCGGGACTACTTCGAGCAGACCCTGGCCCCCCTCATCACGCCCCTGGCGGTGGACAACAGCCACCCCTTCCCCCGCCTCGGGAACCGGGTCCTCGCCCTGATGGCCGAACTCGAACCCGAAGAGCGCCCCGGCGAAGAGCGCCTGCCGGTCTCAGAACTCTCCATCATCCATGTCCCCCTCACCGTGACCCCCCGCTTCCTGCGCATTCCCGGCACCCACAGTGGCTACGACTTCGTGATCCTGGAGGACATCATCCGGATGTTCGTCCACCAGATCTTCCTGGGTTACCGGGTGACCAACTGCAACGCCGTCCGGGTCACCCGGGACATGGACCTCCCCTTAGACGAGGATCCGTACGAAGACCTCATGAAAACCGTGGAAGAGCACCTGCGCAGCCGCCGCCGGGGCGCCACGGTCCGCCTCCAGTACGAGGAGCGCCTCAGCCCCAACCTCCTGGACACCCTCATTGAGGAGCTGGAGCTGGCCCCCGAGGACCTCTACCCCACCGAGGGCTTCGCGGCCTTCTCGGACCTCATGCAGCTGTATGACCAGATCGACCTGCCGCACCTGAAGGAGGCCCCCATGCCGCCCCTCCCCGTGCCCCAGATCGAACAGCACCACTCCGTCTTCGACGCCATCGCCAAGAACGACATCCTGGTGAACCACCCCTTCCAGAGCTTCGACGACTCCGTAATGCGCTTCCTGCGGGAGGCGGCTGACGATCCCGATGTCCTGGCCATCAAGATGACCCTCTACCGCATGAGCCGCCAGAGCCCCATCGCCTCGGCCCTGGAGCGGGCCGCCGAACGGGGCAAGCAGGTCTCCGCCATCGTGGAGCTGCGGGCCCGCTTTGACGAGGAGGCCAACATCGCCTGGGCCCGCAGGCTTGAGAAGGCCGGCGTCTACGTGGTCTACGGCATGCCTTCCTTCAAGACCCACGGAAAGACCTGCCTGGTCATCCGCCGCGAAGCCTCGGGCATCAAGCGCTACTGCCACCTCAGCACCGGCAACTACAACGAGAAGACCAGCCGCCTCTACTCCGACCTGGGCCTCTTCACCGCCCGCCCCGAGTTCGGCGAAGACCTCTCGAACCTCTTCAACTTCATGACGGGCTACACCCGCCCCCCCAAGTTCAACCAGCTCATCATCGCCCCCCAGGGCTTCCGCCAGAGCCTCCACGAGCGCATCGACCGGGAGCGCCGCCATGCCCGCGCAGGCCAGCCAGCCCGCATGATCCTGAAGAGCAACGCGGTGGCAGACGGCCCCATCATCCAGCACCTCTATGAGGCCAGCCAGGACGGCGTCCAGATCGACCTCATCGTCCGGGGCAGCTGCTGCCTCCGCCCCGGGGTCCCGGGCCTCTCGGAGAACATCCGGGTGATCTCGATCCTGGACCGCTTCCTCGAGCATGCCCGGGTCTACCACTTCGCCAACGCTGGGGAGCCTGAGACCCTTCTGGCCTCCGGGGATCTCATGAGCCGCAACCTGGACCACCGAGTGGAGATCGCCTTCCCCTTGGTGGATCCCATCGTGGCCGCCCAGGTGGTGGAGCTCCTGGAGCTTCAGCTGCGTGACACGGTGAAGGGCCGCGTGCTGGGCCCTGAGGGGACCGTCCTCCGGCGAGGCTTCCAGCCTGACGACGCCAAGCTCAGCAGCCAGGTCAGGACTTACGAGCACCTGCTCTTCCAGAGCGGGGCCCGCTCCGTGACCCAGCGTCTGCCGGCCTTCCGCGACGAGGAGATCTGA
- a CDS encoding tetratricopeptide repeat-containing glycosyltransferase family protein, producing MNTVPEALLRGMGEALGHHRRGALSSAILAYRRVLSQFPGQCDALANLGAIYKDMGRLEEAEPLLLQALGNQPGHPGALCNLGGIRLSQGRCGEARELLERSLALEPGDPVTHSNLGALELREGHLGAALRHDEAALALAPERAELHQNHGFTLMRAGRLSLAEEALGRALECDPESPGAHWNLAYVRLLQGRYLEAWPDFAWRLLVPGAEANLRDFAQPRWRGEPFAGRTLLVWSEQGFGDTLQFVRYLPQVKALGGRVALLTYPNLKRLLSHCPGLDELVIEGGPLPEFDLQIPLLELPALFASTLETLPRGVPYLQPPPLSPELDTLLTLGGSRKRIGLVWSGNPGHQDDARRSLDPTLLAPLMALPDAAWYSLQVGGAPAPESFGLIPLSSRFRDFADTAAAIASLDHVLSVDTAVLHLAGALGRPASLLLPFFPDWRWLMEGGDCPWYPSVRVFRQTSPGDWEGVIARLYASLEATSR from the coding sequence GTGAACACTGTCCCGGAAGCCCTCCTCCGGGGCATGGGGGAAGCCCTCGGCCACCACCGGAGGGGGGCCCTCAGCTCTGCGATCCTGGCCTACCGGCGGGTCCTGTCCCAGTTCCCGGGGCAGTGCGACGCCCTGGCCAACCTCGGGGCGATCTACAAGGACATGGGCCGCCTGGAGGAGGCGGAGCCCCTCCTCCTCCAGGCCCTGGGAAATCAGCCCGGCCACCCGGGGGCCCTCTGCAACCTGGGGGGCATCCGCCTCAGCCAGGGACGCTGCGGAGAGGCCAGGGAACTCCTGGAGCGCTCCCTGGCCCTGGAGCCCGGCGACCCCGTCACCCACTCGAACCTCGGCGCCCTGGAGCTCCGCGAGGGGCACCTCGGCGCTGCCCTCCGACACGATGAAGCCGCCCTGGCCCTGGCCCCCGAGCGGGCGGAGCTCCACCAGAACCACGGATTCACCCTCATGAGGGCCGGTCGGCTGAGCCTGGCGGAGGAAGCCCTGGGCCGCGCCCTGGAGTGCGATCCCGAGTCCCCGGGAGCCCACTGGAACCTGGCCTACGTGCGGCTCCTACAGGGACGCTACCTCGAGGCCTGGCCGGACTTCGCCTGGCGGCTCCTGGTGCCCGGAGCCGAAGCCAACCTCCGGGACTTCGCCCAACCGCGCTGGCGGGGGGAGCCCTTCGCGGGGCGGACTCTCCTGGTCTGGAGCGAGCAGGGCTTTGGCGACACCCTTCAGTTCGTCCGCTACCTGCCCCAGGTCAAGGCCCTCGGCGGACGGGTCGCCCTGCTGACCTACCCCAACCTCAAGCGGCTGCTGTCCCACTGCCCCGGTCTGGACGAGCTGGTCATCGAGGGCGGGCCCCTGCCCGAGTTCGATCTCCAGATCCCCCTGCTCGAGCTCCCGGCCCTCTTTGCCAGCACCCTGGAGACCCTGCCCCGGGGGGTGCCCTACCTCCAGCCCCCCCCACTCTCCCCAGAACTGGACACCCTCCTGACCCTGGGAGGCTCCCGGAAGCGCATCGGCCTGGTCTGGTCCGGCAACCCCGGCCACCAGGATGATGCCCGCCGCAGCCTGGATCCGACCCTGCTGGCCCCTCTGATGGCCCTGCCAGATGCAGCCTGGTACAGCCTGCAGGTCGGGGGTGCCCCGGCACCGGAGTCCTTCGGCCTCATCCCCCTCTCCAGCCGCTTCCGGGATTTCGCAGACACTGCGGCGGCCATCGCCTCTCTGGATCATGTCCTCAGCGTGGACACCGCCGTCCTCCACCTCGCAGGCGCCTTGGGTCGGCCTGCCAGCCTGCTCCTGCCCTTCTTCCCGGACTGGCGCTGGCTCATGGAGGGTGGCGACTGCCCCTGGTACCCCAGTGTCCGGGTCTTCCGTCAGACGAGCCCGGGGGACTGGGAGGGCGTGATCGCCCGGCTTTACGCCAGCCTGGAGGCGACCTCCCGGTAG
- a CDS encoding tetratricopeptide repeat protein, with product MAIDRNKITKQAENYLASGKIERAIDEFLKLLDDRPDDFNLMNRIGDAYIQLGNTPQAIEMFKKAGLGFERGGFGAKASAVLKKAHRVVPGDVDVAARLAELYRQNNLIKDAIQVHIEVADLFTKKGLIKRALEEFAKVVELDPKNLKNKVKLADLYNKEGMKERAAAIYLEVAEALAFEQMHAEAGQILERAKTMVSTPQVYLTQARLAVMQKDLEAAIGFLREGLTANPRSSEILENMAEIQLQAHQADAALESLAQIPQLPEKALVLSERALRELCRAGRGEEGLQLFQPIGRELARRGHGEAAARVLQSGFQGQLHAEAWMLMAEIAHQGGNRGEQIQALQRAYGQFQEKGEAESAALVAEKLGQLGIRADQIVVPESLPPVRFAPEPELQPLDTFEITEVDPVRRMQIEQLLREAEQYLRNRVMDRAQECYHKILELDPSNRDAINRVADIIKSAGKMTAVQMHLVKQAERLVPLGFKDLAVELLDRAEALFPGSTRLYRRTLGLLDYQPSTDSGPGTAPAVPIPLPPPAEDAYPEHALPVLPIEEVPAGIRLDTLPDFLAPVEEPRGILPLLPPEPPTQELPPLEEAILSLLPDNLAPEAPAPEAETLTALPDLEPLELEPLAFLKGRESGTQALQQEAVEAIPAPVDEELASSLSDIDFQLDYGSPEEAKIEIEGCLRRYPGHPELLSRLDLAEAALRRLGLDVRSPAQALQESDFTNDFFDLTDVLGTQLMDGDEGEEKHDATHVVEKIQSVDELFNAFREGVEQQVKGDDYDTHYNLGIAYKEMMLIEPAMEEFKKAMSDPERTLECCSMLSICEQAREDLGAAAAWLLQGIESPGFPPEDSIGLRYDLAEILLLQGREAEARERFQEVFGMDPDYREVASRLA from the coding sequence ATGGCAATAGACCGCAACAAGATCACCAAGCAGGCCGAGAACTATCTGGCCTCGGGAAAGATCGAGCGGGCCATCGACGAGTTCCTCAAGCTTCTGGACGACCGGCCCGACGACTTCAACCTCATGAACCGGATCGGGGACGCCTACATCCAGCTGGGGAACACCCCGCAGGCCATCGAGATGTTCAAGAAGGCGGGCCTGGGCTTCGAACGGGGGGGCTTCGGGGCCAAGGCGAGTGCCGTCCTCAAGAAGGCCCACCGAGTGGTCCCGGGGGATGTGGACGTGGCCGCCCGTCTGGCGGAACTCTACCGGCAGAACAACCTCATCAAGGACGCCATCCAGGTCCACATCGAGGTGGCGGATCTCTTCACCAAGAAGGGGCTCATCAAGCGGGCCCTGGAGGAGTTTGCCAAGGTCGTGGAGCTCGACCCCAAGAACCTCAAGAACAAGGTGAAGCTGGCGGATCTCTACAACAAAGAGGGGATGAAGGAGCGGGCAGCCGCCATCTACCTTGAGGTGGCCGAGGCCCTGGCCTTCGAGCAGATGCATGCCGAGGCCGGCCAGATCCTCGAGCGTGCCAAGACCATGGTGAGCACGCCCCAGGTCTACCTGACCCAGGCCCGCCTCGCCGTCATGCAGAAGGATCTGGAGGCGGCAATCGGCTTCCTCCGGGAGGGGCTCACCGCCAATCCCAGGAGTTCCGAGATCCTGGAGAACATGGCCGAGATCCAGCTGCAGGCCCATCAGGCTGACGCAGCCCTCGAGTCCCTCGCCCAGATCCCCCAGCTTCCGGAGAAGGCGTTGGTCCTCAGTGAACGGGCCCTGCGGGAGCTCTGCCGGGCCGGGCGCGGGGAAGAGGGGCTTCAGCTCTTCCAGCCCATCGGGCGTGAGCTGGCGCGGCGCGGCCACGGGGAGGCCGCAGCCAGGGTGCTCCAGAGCGGCTTCCAGGGCCAGCTCCATGCCGAGGCCTGGATGCTGATGGCCGAGATCGCCCATCAGGGGGGCAACCGGGGAGAGCAGATCCAGGCCCTGCAGCGGGCCTACGGGCAGTTCCAGGAGAAGGGCGAGGCTGAGTCCGCGGCCCTGGTGGCTGAGAAACTCGGGCAGTTGGGGATCCGTGCGGACCAGATTGTGGTCCCGGAGAGCCTGCCTCCGGTGCGCTTTGCCCCGGAGCCGGAGCTGCAGCCCCTCGACACCTTCGAGATCACGGAGGTGGATCCGGTCCGCCGCATGCAGATCGAGCAGCTCCTGCGGGAGGCCGAGCAGTACCTGCGGAACCGGGTCATGGACCGGGCCCAGGAGTGCTACCACAAGATCCTCGAGCTGGATCCATCCAACCGGGACGCCATCAACCGGGTCGCTGACATCATCAAGAGCGCCGGAAAGATGACTGCGGTCCAGATGCACCTGGTGAAGCAGGCCGAGCGTCTGGTCCCCCTGGGCTTCAAGGATCTGGCCGTGGAGTTGCTGGACCGGGCCGAAGCCCTGTTCCCGGGCTCCACCCGGCTCTACCGCCGGACTCTGGGGCTCCTGGATTACCAGCCCTCCACCGATTCCGGGCCCGGGACAGCTCCGGCGGTGCCCATTCCGCTGCCGCCCCCGGCCGAGGATGCCTATCCGGAACATGCCCTGCCGGTTCTGCCCATCGAAGAGGTACCTGCAGGCATCCGCCTGGACACCCTCCCGGATTTTCTGGCGCCTGTGGAGGAGCCCAGAGGGATTCTGCCCCTGCTGCCTCCGGAACCCCCGACCCAGGAGCTTCCGCCTCTGGAGGAAGCGATCCTGTCCCTCCTCCCGGACAACCTCGCCCCGGAGGCCCCTGCTCCAGAGGCCGAGACCCTGACGGCCCTGCCCGATCTGGAGCCCCTGGAGCTGGAGCCCCTGGCGTTCCTCAAGGGACGGGAGTCCGGAACCCAGGCCCTGCAGCAGGAGGCCGTCGAGGCCATCCCCGCTCCGGTGGATGAGGAGCTGGCCTCCTCCCTGTCGGACATCGACTTCCAGCTCGACTACGGCAGTCCCGAAGAGGCCAAGATCGAGATCGAGGGTTGCCTGAGGCGCTATCCCGGCCATCCTGAGCTCCTCTCCCGTCTGGATCTGGCCGAGGCGGCCCTCCGGCGCCTCGGGCTGGACGTCCGGTCCCCGGCCCAGGCCTTGCAGGAGAGCGACTTCACCAACGACTTCTTCGACCTGACCGATGTCCTCGGCACCCAGCTCATGGATGGCGACGAAGGGGAGGAGAAGCATGATGCCACCCACGTGGTGGAGAAGATCCAGAGTGTGGATGAGCTCTTCAATGCCTTCCGCGAAGGGGTCGAGCAGCAGGTGAAGGGGGATGACTACGACACCCACTACAACCTGGGCATCGCCTACAAGGAGATGATGCTCATCGAGCCCGCCATGGAGGAGTTCAAGAAGGCCATGAGCGATCCCGAGCGCACCCTGGAGTGCTGCTCCATGCTCTCCATCTGCGAGCAGGCCCGGGAGGATCTGGGAGCCGCGGCCGCCTGGCTGCTCCAGGGCATCGAGTCGCCGGGCTTCCCCCCGGAGGACAGCATCGGCCTGCGCTACGACCTCGCGGAGATCCTCCTCCTCCAGGGGCGGGAGGCTGAGGCCCGGGAGCGTTTCCAGGAGGTTTTCGGGATGGATCCGGACTACCGGGAGGTCGCCTCCAGGCTGGCGTAA
- a CDS encoding Mrp/NBP35 family ATP-binding protein — MGKVSRAAVYEVLNTVQLQGAPASLAASRSVKRIGVEEDRIQVELLLSGAFRSQEAALREHLTALLQEKTGAVALELQIEWQATPEETPVNLLPTVKHCIVVGSGKGGVGKSTVAANLACALGRLGLQTGLLDMDIHGPSMGMMFGVDDGPLGTPDGRILPVEKFGLRLMSMGFLIDEDRPVVWRGPMLNKALVQFLGDVVWGDLDVLVIDLPPGTGDVQISLVHHAKEAIQRGGAVVVSTPQDVAFLDARKAIGLFRTLELPIIGVVENMSSFLCPHCQTETQIFGHGTVRAAAEQMALPFLGEVPIDLELRKAGDEGTPLVVSHPDSPQSRIFLDMARVLKDRLAL, encoded by the coding sequence ATGGGCAAGGTCAGCCGCGCAGCGGTCTATGAAGTCCTGAACACCGTCCAGCTTCAGGGGGCCCCGGCCTCTCTGGCGGCTTCGCGCTCGGTGAAGCGGATCGGCGTGGAAGAGGACCGGATCCAGGTGGAGCTCCTGCTGTCGGGGGCCTTCCGCAGCCAGGAGGCCGCCCTGCGAGAGCATCTGACCGCCCTGCTCCAGGAGAAGACCGGAGCCGTCGCCCTCGAACTCCAGATCGAGTGGCAGGCCACCCCGGAGGAGACCCCGGTCAACCTCCTCCCCACCGTCAAGCACTGCATCGTGGTGGGCAGCGGCAAGGGCGGCGTCGGCAAGAGCACGGTGGCGGCCAACCTGGCCTGTGCCCTGGGGCGCCTGGGTCTACAGACCGGCCTGCTGGACATGGATATCCACGGACCCAGCATGGGCATGATGTTCGGCGTGGACGATGGCCCCCTGGGCACGCCCGATGGCCGGATCCTGCCGGTGGAGAAGTTCGGCCTGCGCCTCATGTCCATGGGCTTCCTGATCGATGAGGACCGTCCGGTGGTCTGGCGTGGCCCCATGCTCAACAAGGCCCTGGTCCAGTTCCTGGGGGATGTGGTCTGGGGGGACCTGGATGTGCTGGTGATCGACCTGCCACCCGGCACCGGAGATGTCCAGATCAGCCTGGTCCACCACGCCAAGGAGGCCATCCAGCGTGGCGGGGCCGTCGTCGTCAGCACCCCCCAGGATGTCGCATTCCTGGACGCCCGGAAGGCCATCGGCCTCTTCCGGACCCTGGAGCTCCCCATCATCGGCGTGGTGGAGAACATGTCCAGTTTCCTCTGCCCCCACTGCCAGACCGAGACACAGATCTTCGGCCATGGCACCGTGCGGGCCGCAGCGGAGCAGATGGCCCTGCCCTTCCTCGGGGAGGTCCCCATCGACCTGGAGCTCCGGAAGGCCGGGGACGAAGGTACGCCCCTGGTGGTCAGCCACCCCGACAGTCCCCAATCCCGGATCTTCCTGGACATGGCCCGGGTCCTGAAGGACCGGCTGGCCCTGTGA
- a CDS encoding cytidine deaminase, with protein MDFSQPQSPDWEAPLQVAWQAWARAYAPYSRFRVGAALVFPDGQIVGGCNVENASYPVGLCAERGAVSAAICQGLRRPGPLALAVVTEAESLTPPCGACRQVLAEFAAELPILLANRQERRLHRLEELLPHAFTGRHLGIPD; from the coding sequence ATGGACTTCAGTCAGCCCCAATCCCCGGACTGGGAGGCTCCACTCCAGGTGGCCTGGCAGGCCTGGGCGCGGGCCTATGCCCCCTATTCCCGCTTCCGGGTGGGGGCGGCGCTGGTGTTCCCGGATGGGCAGATCGTCGGGGGATGCAATGTCGAGAATGCCTCGTACCCGGTGGGGCTCTGCGCCGAGCGCGGGGCGGTGAGCGCCGCCATCTGCCAGGGGCTCCGGCGGCCAGGGCCCCTGGCGCTGGCGGTGGTGACCGAGGCCGAGTCCCTCACCCCCCCCTGTGGAGCCTGCCGTCAGGTGCTGGCGGAATTCGCCGCCGAATTGCCCATCCTCCTCGCCAACCGGCAGGAGCGGCGGCTCCATCGTCTGGAAGAGCTTCTGCCCCATGCCTTCACTGGGCGCCATTTGGGGATTCCCGACTAG
- the tig gene encoding trigger factor: MQATLTHTSATRKSLEMTFPAEAVSGAYAKVIGDLAPKVRIPGFRPGKAPKSVLLGRYTKEILEEVATDLVQAHFAEATQSVGVTPISRPAVEPAALVDGKEGKLKVHFDVAPEVSLPEYKGLAFTRRKRIIDPATVEEQLEAMRQQAARFIPVEDSEATAGIIVTLDIRIKPQGLKPQSYDDQVIELSDERDFDKQVIGMKVDETRKFELPMAGDATGKTITYEVTLKDLRRREIPELNDDLAKDLGDYDNLEALKASVEKDLNEASDRDAQTRLESDILEKLLEITPFDAPETMVALQLDDYCHEFARMVSRQGVDPKKMNWAAYRQSRLEDAKKAVRSGYLLQAIGNAENLTVSEEELDAHLAELMAEHNIQQPKEAFRAELERQGALAEIQGRVRTEKIFAKLTEYSTLTEELLDKEAFEQLQELERRREMGMPSARYDAGGLEGGELETQEGGEPAAQATEEA, translated from the coding sequence ATGCAGGCCACCCTGACCCATACGAGCGCCACCCGCAAGTCCCTCGAGATGACCTTCCCCGCCGAAGCCGTCAGCGGTGCCTATGCGAAGGTCATCGGCGACCTCGCCCCCAAGGTCCGCATCCCCGGGTTCCGCCCCGGCAAGGCCCCCAAGTCCGTTCTGCTGGGCCGCTACACCAAGGAGATCCTCGAGGAGGTCGCCACCGATCTGGTCCAGGCTCACTTCGCCGAGGCCACCCAGTCCGTGGGCGTGACCCCCATCTCCCGGCCCGCCGTGGAACCCGCCGCCCTCGTGGACGGCAAGGAGGGCAAGCTGAAGGTCCACTTCGATGTGGCCCCCGAGGTGAGCCTCCCCGAGTACAAGGGCCTGGCCTTCACCCGCCGGAAGCGCATCATCGATCCCGCCACCGTGGAGGAGCAGCTCGAGGCCATGCGCCAGCAGGCCGCCCGCTTCATCCCCGTGGAGGATTCCGAGGCCACCGCCGGCATCATCGTGACCCTTGATATCCGCATCAAACCCCAGGGCCTGAAGCCCCAGAGCTACGACGACCAGGTCATCGAGCTCAGCGACGAGCGCGACTTCGACAAGCAGGTGATCGGCATGAAGGTCGACGAGACCCGCAAGTTCGAGCTCCCCATGGCCGGGGATGCCACCGGAAAGACCATCACCTATGAGGTGACCCTCAAGGATCTGCGCCGTCGCGAGATCCCCGAGCTCAATGACGACCTCGCCAAGGACCTGGGCGACTACGACAACCTCGAGGCCCTCAAGGCCTCCGTCGAGAAGGACCTGAACGAGGCCTCCGATCGCGACGCCCAGACCCGCCTGGAGTCCGACATCCTGGAGAAGCTCCTGGAGATCACGCCTTTTGACGCCCCCGAGACCATGGTCGCCCTCCAGCTGGACGATTATTGCCACGAGTTCGCCCGCATGGTCTCCCGCCAGGGGGTCGACCCCAAGAAGATGAACTGGGCCGCCTACCGCCAGAGCCGCCTCGAGGACGCCAAGAAGGCCGTCCGCAGCGGCTACCTGCTCCAGGCCATCGGCAACGCCGAGAACCTGACTGTGAGTGAGGAGGAGCTGGATGCCCACCTCGCCGAGCTCATGGCCGAGCACAACATCCAGCAGCCCAAGGAGGCCTTCCGCGCCGAGCTCGAGCGCCAGGGCGCCCTGGCCGAGATCCAGGGTCGGGTCCGCACCGAGAAGATCTTCGCCAAGCTCACCGAGTATTCCACCCTCACCGAGGAGCTTCTGGACAAGGAAGCCTTCGAGCAGCTCCAGGAGCTGGAGCGCCGCCGCGAGATGGGCATGCCCTCCGCCCGCTACGATGCCGGCGGCCTTGAGGGTGGCGAGCTCGAAACCCAGGAGGGCGGCGAGCCTGCCGCCCAGGCCACCGAAGAGGCCTGA
- the mog gene encoding molybdopterin adenylyltransferase: protein MTAPVRIGILTVSDRAFQGVYQDLGGPGIETVLQELLESPWEPVRRLVPDEQPDIEEALRDLCDQEHCTLVLTTGGTGIAPRDVTPEATLAVGDRELPGFGERMRAVSANIVLTAILSRQTAVIRGSALILNLPGKPKAIRECLDAVFGAIPDCLDQIGGPRLRVNKEKVKAYRHA from the coding sequence ATGACCGCCCCGGTCAGGATCGGCATCCTCACCGTCTCGGACCGGGCCTTCCAGGGGGTCTACCAGGACCTCGGAGGCCCCGGCATCGAGACTGTGCTCCAGGAACTCCTGGAGAGCCCCTGGGAACCCGTCCGCAGACTGGTGCCCGATGAACAGCCCGACATCGAGGAGGCCCTGCGGGACCTCTGCGACCAGGAGCACTGCACCCTGGTCCTGACCACCGGAGGCACCGGGATCGCCCCCAGGGATGTCACCCCCGAGGCCACCCTGGCCGTAGGGGACCGGGAGCTTCCGGGCTTCGGGGAACGGATGCGTGCCGTCTCCGCCAACATCGTCCTCACCGCCATCCTCTCCCGACAGACCGCCGTGATCCGGGGCAGCGCCCTGATCCTCAATCTCCCCGGCAAGCCCAAGGCCATCCGGGAGTGCCTTGACGCCGTGTTCGGCGCCATCCCCGACTGCCTCGACCAGATCGGCGGTCCCCGGCTGAGGGTCAACAAGGAGAAGGTCAAGGCCTACCGTCACGCCTAA
- a CDS encoding HSP20 family small heat-shock protein: MNLIRFNPHTPALGTPFEPFALMRDFMRMNPWREAGLTSGQEGFTPAFDIRENPEGYLFTADMPGVAREELSIDLTGNRLTIAGQRKAEARQESEKLYAAERVFGQFSRTFTLPDGVDAGAVKAELKDGVLSLTIPKVPEVKPRKISIQAS; encoded by the coding sequence ATGAATCTCATCCGCTTCAACCCCCACACCCCCGCCCTCGGCACCCCCTTTGAACCCTTCGCCCTGATGCGCGACTTCATGCGCATGAACCCCTGGCGGGAGGCTGGGCTCACCTCCGGGCAGGAGGGCTTCACCCCTGCCTTCGACATCCGGGAGAATCCGGAGGGCTACCTCTTCACCGCCGACATGCCCGGTGTCGCCCGGGAGGAGCTGTCCATCGACCTCACCGGCAACCGCCTCACCATCGCCGGCCAGCGCAAGGCCGAGGCGCGCCAGGAGAGCGAGAAGCTCTACGCCGCCGAGCGGGTCTTCGGCCAGTTCTCCCGCACCTTCACGCTTCCCGACGGAGTGGACGCCGGAGCGGTCAAGGCCGAACTCAAGGACGGCGTTCTGAGCCTCACGATCCCCAAGGTCCCCGAAGTCAAGCCCCGGAAGATCAGCATCCAGGCCAGCTGA
- a CDS encoding 50S ribosomal protein L25 yields the protein MSEEIIVVAKREELGKKATKAMRKEGLIPAVIYGFNEPVVSVAISPKVVARIIGSDTGMNSVINMKREGTDIQRHVIIKDVQRDPVTGRLRHVDFMRVVPTHRVRVKVPLVLKGNPIGVKEGGILDFVHREVEVECLPAFIPGHIDINVASMRIGETLRVDQVNWDSHLTILGDTHNVVCTIQGKPQEEAPAEAEAAEAAAPAKKGKK from the coding sequence ATGAGCGAAGAGATCATTGTCGTCGCCAAGCGCGAAGAGCTCGGCAAGAAGGCCACCAAGGCCATGCGCAAGGAAGGGCTGATCCCTGCCGTCATCTATGGCTTCAATGAGCCCGTCGTGTCCGTGGCCATCAGCCCCAAGGTCGTCGCCCGCATCATCGGCAGCGACACCGGCATGAACAGCGTCATCAACATGAAGCGTGAGGGTACGGACATCCAGCGCCACGTCATCATCAAGGACGTGCAGCGTGATCCTGTCACCGGTCGCCTGCGCCACGTCGACTTCATGCGTGTGGTTCCCACCCACCGCGTCCGCGTCAAGGTGCCCCTCGTCCTCAAGGGCAACCCCATCGGCGTCAAGGAGGGTGGCATCCTGGACTTCGTGCACCGCGAGGTCGAGGTCGAGTGCCTCCCTGCCTTCATCCCCGGCCACATCGACATCAACGTGGCTTCCATGCGCATCGGTGAGACCCTGCGCGTGGACCAGGTGAACTGGGACAGCCACCTCACCATTCTGGGCGACACCCACAATGTGGTCTGCACCATCCAGGGCAAGCCCCAGGAAGAGGCCCCTGCTGAGGCCGAGGCCGCCGAGGCTGCTGCCCCCGCCAAGAAGGGCAAGAAGTAA